One stretch of Pedobacter riviphilus DNA includes these proteins:
- a CDS encoding sensor histidine kinase: MALDKKSGYRKNFSLGVTFIVLISILFILSLFLAFNYSKKSIENDFVSEKVNVLEQSIKPYNDFFQNKMPEISYYSGFLDSSTAAKFVDTVMLKYPFISKVTFYDTEVKNVPVKDGINANHLGIGPKSIFQFGKGVKPDSVKLYSEDDTRSFNVGSDFNAIAIKLATFVEDLDTASVPTQEELFTNFSIVNSNENKITYLNIPRREDLRAYKDMIRRKLNPAPVYQQDVLVFNLDAHKIKIINTRPLLYQTIRIEPLTYDPIDTSDESINTEIALPGAFSDFKLYLISSKSYIKKEIFIYFMPIALVLLLVYGVLLLVAFLIYRNLNINRKMFKLQYDFVNNLTHEFKTPVSVIKIAGNNIKSATTLSQREQQLYGKILDEEADKLNGLMNKLLAFTQIENKAIKLNQEEVNIVDFIESTIESHTLKHPDFKITYEVVGFKTFITDPVLLGSLFDNLAENAYKYSKPEQKKLHISAKLIKGVLVFRFADKGIGIASSELNNIFKKFFRIQNEYNQMGSVGLGLAFCKELVNFMEGEISVKSKVGSGTEFKIVLPYNS; this comes from the coding sequence ATGGCCTTAGATAAAAAAAGTGGTTATCGTAAAAATTTCTCGCTCGGCGTAACCTTCATTGTACTCATTTCCATTCTTTTTATCCTGTCGCTTTTTTTAGCGTTTAACTATAGCAAAAAATCGATTGAGAACGATTTTGTCTCCGAGAAAGTAAATGTACTCGAGCAAAGTATTAAACCTTATAACGATTTCTTTCAGAATAAAATGCCCGAGATTTCGTATTATAGTGGCTTTTTAGACTCTTCTACAGCAGCGAAGTTTGTTGATACCGTGATGTTAAAATATCCTTTTATCTCGAAGGTTACTTTTTACGATACAGAGGTAAAGAATGTGCCTGTTAAAGATGGGATTAATGCAAATCACCTGGGTATTGGCCCAAAATCTATTTTCCAGTTTGGTAAAGGCGTAAAACCCGATTCGGTAAAGCTGTATTCAGAAGATGATACGAGATCTTTTAATGTAGGGAGTGATTTTAATGCAATCGCCATTAAACTTGCCACTTTTGTTGAAGATCTGGATACTGCATCAGTACCTACGCAAGAAGAACTGTTTACCAACTTTTCTATCGTTAATTCGAACGAAAACAAAATCACTTACTTAAATATTCCCCGTCGGGAAGATTTAAGAGCCTATAAAGATATGATCAGGCGGAAGTTAAATCCGGCACCTGTTTATCAACAGGATGTACTGGTTTTTAATCTCGATGCACATAAAATCAAGATCATCAATACGCGGCCATTATTGTACCAAACAATCAGGATTGAACCGCTAACTTATGATCCGATTGATACTTCTGATGAGAGCATTAATACCGAAATTGCCCTGCCAGGCGCATTTTCTGATTTTAAGTTGTACCTCATTTCATCAAAATCTTACATCAAGAAAGAAATTTTTATTTACTTCATGCCAATAGCCTTGGTGCTATTGCTGGTATATGGGGTGCTTTTATTGGTTGCTTTTTTGATTTACCGTAACCTGAACATCAACCGCAAAATGTTTAAGCTGCAGTACGATTTTGTGAATAACCTTACGCATGAGTTTAAAACACCCGTAAGTGTAATTAAGATTGCAGGAAACAATATTAAAAGTGCTACCACATTAAGCCAAAGGGAACAGCAGCTTTATGGTAAGATACTGGATGAAGAAGCTGATAAACTGAATGGTTTAATGAACAAACTCCTGGCCTTTACGCAGATCGAAAATAAAGCCATTAAACTGAACCAGGAAGAAGTTAATATTGTAGATTTTATTGAAAGTACAATTGAATCGCATACCTTAAAACATCCCGATTTTAAGATTACCTATGAGGTGGTAGGCTTTAAAACCTTTATTACAGATCCGGTATTATTGGGTAGTTTATTCGATAATCTGGCAGAGAATGCCTACAAATACTCGAAACCGGAACAGAAGAAGTTGCACATTAGTGCAAAGCTGATTAAAGGGGTATTGGTTTTCCGGTTTGCCGATAAAGGGATAGGTATCGCATCGTCAGAATTAAACAATATATTTAAGAAGTTTTTCAGGATACAGAATGAATATAACCAAATGGGCAGTGTAGGCCTGGGTTTGGCATTCTGCAAAGAACTGGTTAACTTTATGGAGGGAGAAATCTCTGTAAAAAGCAAAGTAGGGAGTGGTACTGAATTTAAAATTGTACTGCCATATAATAGTTAA
- a CDS encoding S9 family peptidase, with the protein MLKRIFLLLLVALIWACKGTNNDTIPVDDFFKTQDKAYYRISPDGKSLSYLKLHDKKLDLFAEDLTTGNSIQLTHLNGKNISFHFWTSNNELIYYTEDESKERKSDIFVINKDGSRQVQLSANEKSRLRVIEDQLIDDKYIIVASNKRDSTVFDVYRLNVRNGKMDIAAKNPGNITEWMTDNRGVLKIAVASDGVNETLMYRENENQAFAPVITNNFETTLQPIAFSENQPNILYAISNVNRDKNALVALDLKNGKEKQVLFANDTLNVVDAKYSRLQKKMLFVTCETWKKEKYYLDDSTRITYSKIDRLLPGTEWKIMDKDKMDKVFVVRTFTDKNPGSYYLYTVSENKLKKLTDISPSIKQGDMSAMKPICFKSADNLTINGYLTLPKNKKAVNLPVVVLPHNGPAGRNSWGYNAEVQFLANRGYAVLQVNYRGSTGYGKSFYAAGFKQWSDKIQEDVNDGVKWLIAKKIANPKKIAIYGNGFGGYIALNCLYKNPDLYKCGGSNSGVINLFSYLKTIPPFLKANLQMYYEIVGNPVTDTDYMRFASPVFHADRFKSPVFIAQNPKDPRVNVAEGVQFIKELKKRNVQVTYIEKEEGPNPIVRQQSRTALYKALEEFLQENLGKK; encoded by the coding sequence ATGCTAAAAAGGATTTTTCTATTGTTATTGGTTGCATTGATTTGGGCTTGTAAAGGCACTAACAATGATACTATTCCTGTAGACGATTTTTTTAAAACGCAGGATAAAGCCTACTATCGCATTTCTCCAGATGGGAAAAGTCTTTCTTATTTAAAGCTTCATGATAAAAAACTTGATCTTTTTGCTGAAGATCTTACCACTGGAAATAGCATTCAGTTAACCCATTTGAATGGGAAGAATATCAGTTTCCATTTCTGGACCAGCAATAATGAGCTGATTTATTATACTGAAGACGAATCTAAAGAGCGTAAATCGGATATTTTCGTCATCAATAAAGATGGAAGCAGGCAGGTTCAGCTGAGTGCCAACGAGAAAAGCAGGCTAAGGGTAATAGAAGATCAGTTAATTGATGATAAATACATTATTGTGGCATCCAACAAACGCGACTCGACAGTTTTCGATGTTTATCGTTTAAATGTTCGGAACGGTAAGATGGATATTGCGGCCAAAAACCCGGGTAATATTACCGAATGGATGACAGATAATAGAGGAGTATTGAAAATTGCTGTAGCAAGTGATGGAGTGAACGAAACTTTAATGTATCGCGAAAACGAAAACCAGGCCTTTGCCCCGGTAATTACCAATAATTTCGAAACCACTTTACAGCCCATTGCTTTCTCAGAAAACCAGCCGAATATACTTTATGCCATTTCTAATGTAAACAGGGATAAGAATGCATTAGTGGCACTCGATTTAAAAAATGGTAAAGAAAAACAGGTGCTTTTTGCAAATGATACCTTAAATGTAGTAGATGCAAAATACTCACGCCTACAAAAGAAAATGCTTTTTGTAACATGTGAAACCTGGAAAAAGGAAAAATATTACCTTGATGATAGCACTAGGATTACCTATTCGAAAATAGACCGGCTTTTGCCAGGTACCGAATGGAAAATTATGGATAAAGACAAAATGGATAAAGTTTTTGTGGTAAGAACCTTTACCGATAAAAATCCGGGTTCTTATTACCTCTATACCGTTAGTGAGAATAAACTTAAAAAACTAACTGATATTAGCCCATCTATTAAACAGGGCGATATGAGTGCTATGAAACCAATTTGTTTTAAGAGTGCCGATAATTTAACCATTAACGGTTATTTAACCTTGCCAAAAAATAAAAAGGCTGTTAATTTGCCTGTAGTAGTTTTGCCGCATAACGGCCCAGCGGGGAGAAATAGTTGGGGCTATAATGCCGAAGTACAGTTTCTGGCTAACCGTGGTTATGCTGTTTTGCAGGTAAACTATCGTGGATCTACGGGCTATGGAAAATCTTTTTATGCCGCTGGTTTTAAGCAGTGGAGCGATAAAATTCAGGAAGACGTTAATGATGGAGTAAAATGGTTAATTGCCAAAAAAATTGCCAACCCTAAAAAAATCGCTATTTATGGCAACGGTTTTGGAGGTTATATTGCATTAAATTGTTTGTATAAAAATCCCGATCTTTATAAATGTGGTGGATCAAATTCAGGTGTAATCAATTTATTCAGTTACCTGAAAACTATTCCACCGTTTTTAAAAGCGAATCTGCAGATGTATTATGAAATTGTTGGCAATCCGGTAACCGATACCGATTATATGCGGTTTGCATCGCCTGTTTTCCATGCCGATCGCTTTAAATCGCCTGTTTTTATCGCACAGAACCCTAAAGATCCACGTGTTAATGTAGCAGAGGGCGTTCAGTTTATTAAGGAACTGAAAAAACGGAATGTTCAGGTTACCTATATCGAAAAAGAAGAGGGACCAAACCCAATAGTACGCCAACAGAGCAGAACGGCATTATACAAAGCTTTAGAAGAATTTTTACAGGAAAATCTAGGTAAGAAATAG
- a CDS encoding tetratricopeptide repeat protein → MNRFFFIIFLFLSLGAKAQIFRPNQQIAPDESSLAIQYYQDGEYEKAVVLLEKLYAIPNNEAYFDIYFNTLLKLKRYDVAEKVVKREVKKNPQNDVYPIALGKLYQEKGDTQSSNKIFSDVISNLPKDEFKIRNLANSFYRFENYDFAVQTFKQGRKLLGNDQMFTFELLNIYRFKKDKPMLMQEYLDALGTMPQLLPQAEAVLSSIFEDKNDYQTFQTAILRKVQKEPDAEIYIQLLTWNYIQQQEFDMALRQLIAYDKRTKADGGTLFNAIYTFVDNGAYETAIKAYDYLLTKGKDNQYYLPSKIEMLNTKYNLRTNGKYTVADLDLLAKDYQALLDENGKNRNTLFAIKKLANLQAYYLNQPGSAEKELEEAIKMPGINDQDLGQLKLDLGDIYILTNQPWEAFLVYEQVSKQFEGQPVGNEARFRSAKLSFYQGNFEYSNAQCLVLKAATSQLIANDALNLSLLINDNIQTPADSNALKMYADAEMLLFRNLPERAVKKMDSIAIAFPQNSLTDAIMMSKARILIKANDFQKAADILKKVTEDFKDGIWTDDALFTLGDLYEKKLNDIAQAKIYFQKLITDYPGSMFSAEARKRFRNLRGDGV, encoded by the coding sequence ATGAACCGCTTTTTTTTCATCATATTTTTATTTCTATCGCTTGGAGCAAAGGCACAAATCTTTCGCCCCAATCAGCAGATTGCACCTGATGAAAGTAGTCTGGCTATTCAATATTACCAGGATGGAGAATATGAAAAGGCAGTTGTGTTACTGGAAAAACTTTATGCCATCCCCAATAACGAAGCCTATTTCGATATTTACTTTAATACATTGTTAAAATTGAAACGCTATGACGTTGCGGAGAAAGTGGTTAAAAGAGAAGTTAAAAAAAATCCGCAGAACGATGTTTATCCAATAGCGCTGGGTAAGCTTTATCAGGAGAAAGGCGATACACAAAGTTCTAATAAAATTTTCAGCGATGTGATTAGCAATCTTCCTAAGGATGAGTTTAAGATCCGAAATTTAGCCAATAGCTTTTATCGGTTCGAAAATTATGATTTTGCGGTACAAACCTTTAAACAGGGCAGAAAACTATTGGGCAACGATCAAATGTTTACTTTCGAGTTGTTAAACATCTATCGTTTTAAAAAGGATAAACCCATGCTCATGCAAGAGTATCTTGATGCACTTGGTACAATGCCACAGCTTTTGCCACAGGCCGAAGCAGTGTTATCATCTATTTTTGAAGACAAAAATGATTATCAAACCTTTCAGACGGCCATTTTAAGAAAAGTACAGAAAGAGCCCGATGCCGAAATTTATATTCAGTTACTTACCTGGAACTATATTCAACAACAGGAATTTGATATGGCCCTGCGCCAGCTTATCGCATACGATAAACGCACCAAAGCTGATGGGGGTACCTTGTTTAATGCCATTTATACCTTTGTTGATAATGGTGCTTACGAAACAGCGATTAAAGCCTACGATTATCTATTAACCAAAGGGAAAGATAACCAGTATTATCTTCCTTCAAAAATAGAAATGCTGAATACCAAGTATAACCTACGTACCAACGGGAAATATACTGTTGCCGACCTTGATCTGTTGGCGAAAGATTATCAGGCATTATTGGACGAAAACGGCAAGAACAGGAACACGCTTTTTGCCATAAAAAAACTGGCAAACCTACAGGCGTATTATTTAAATCAACCCGGCAGCGCAGAAAAAGAGCTTGAAGAAGCAATAAAAATGCCCGGCATTAATGATCAGGACCTAGGCCAGCTAAAACTCGATTTAGGCGACATTTATATTTTAACCAACCAGCCCTGGGAAGCTTTTTTAGTATATGAGCAGGTGAGCAAACAGTTTGAAGGACAACCCGTAGGAAATGAGGCCCGCTTTAGAAGTGCTAAACTTTCCTTTTACCAGGGTAATTTCGAATACAGCAACGCCCAATGCCTCGTTTTAAAGGCTGCAACTTCGCAGCTCATTGCAAATGATGCCCTGAACCTGAGTTTACTGATCAACGATAATATTCAAACCCCTGCAGATAGTAACGCGCTAAAAATGTATGCTGATGCAGAAATGCTTTTATTCAGAAATCTCCCCGAACGTGCAGTTAAAAAAATGGATAGTATTGCGATAGCCTTCCCGCAAAATAGTTTAACCGATGCGATAATGATGAGCAAAGCAAGGATTCTTATCAAAGCCAACGATTTCCAAAAAGCTGCAGACATCTTAAAAAAAGTAACTGAAGATTTTAAAGATGGAATTTGGACAGATGATGCACTATTTACATTAGGTGATCTGTACGAAAAGAAACTGAACGACATTGCGCAGGCCAAAATCTACTTCCAGAAACTGATTACTGATTATCCAGGGAGCATGTTCAGTGCCGAAGCCAGAAAAAGATTTAGGAATTTACGTGGAGATGGGGTTTAG
- a CDS encoding GNAT family N-acetyltransferase: protein MITITNSSNMEELEGILELQKQNLKKDLTPEQIKEQGFVTVSHSLEDLEKMHQYESNIIAKDGELVVAYVLAMTKQSKNDIPRLVEMYESFDHIQYQGKSVSSYSYIVVGQVCVSQAYRGNGLFDQCYCAYKDYFNSKYDFAITEIASINLRSMSAHKRIGFKIIHTYTDSSDVEWNVVIWDWE from the coding sequence ATGATTACCATTACCAATTCTTCTAACATGGAGGAGCTTGAAGGAATTCTTGAACTCCAAAAACAAAACCTAAAAAAAGATCTAACTCCTGAACAAATAAAAGAACAGGGTTTTGTTACCGTTTCGCATTCGCTTGAAGATTTAGAGAAAATGCATCAATATGAGTCCAACATTATTGCAAAAGATGGAGAATTAGTTGTAGCCTATGTGTTGGCAATGACCAAGCAGTCTAAAAACGATATCCCGAGACTGGTTGAAATGTACGAAAGTTTCGATCATATCCAATATCAAGGTAAATCCGTTTCTTCTTATTCTTATATCGTTGTAGGCCAGGTTTGCGTTAGTCAGGCTTATCGTGGTAACGGTTTGTTCGATCAATGCTATTGTGCTTATAAAGATTATTTTAACTCTAAATACGATTTCGCAATCACTGAAATTGCGAGCATCAATCTTCGATCGATGAGTGCACATAAACGTATTGGTTTTAAAATTATTCATACCTATACCGATAGTAGCGATGTAGAATGGAATGTTGTGATTTGGGATTGGGAATGA
- a CDS encoding DUF4286 family protein, whose amino-acid sequence MFLYNVTLILDDAIAEEWLQWMQDIHIPEVMATGMFVSNRLLKVIDSPNEGVTYCTQYVAETLEQYNKYQEEFAPALQADLNERYKNRFVAYRSLMEFVPPTS is encoded by the coding sequence ATGTTTTTATATAATGTTACGCTCATCTTGGATGATGCAATAGCCGAAGAATGGTTACAATGGATGCAGGATATTCATATCCCTGAGGTTATGGCTACTGGGATGTTTGTTTCTAACCGTTTATTGAAGGTGATAGATTCGCCTAACGAAGGGGTAACTTATTGTACGCAGTATGTAGCAGAAACACTCGAACAATACAATAAATACCAGGAAGAATTTGCTCCAGCCCTACAGGCAGATTTAAATGAAAGATATAAAAACCGTTTTGTAGCTTACCGTAGTTTGATGGAGTTTGTACCTCCAACCTCCTAA
- a CDS encoding nucleotide pyrophosphohydrolase, producing the protein MTINEAQETVDRWINTTGIRYFNELTNTAILMEEVGEVARIMARKYGEQSFKKSDEAVNLADEMADVMFVLICLANQTGINLTDALEKNLEKKSIRDADRHKNNEKLNP; encoded by the coding sequence ATGACCATTAACGAAGCACAGGAAACGGTAGACCGCTGGATTAATACCACAGGTATCCGTTATTTTAATGAATTAACCAATACCGCCATTTTAATGGAAGAAGTAGGGGAAGTGGCCCGTATTATGGCCCGTAAATACGGTGAACAGTCGTTTAAAAAGAGTGATGAAGCGGTAAACCTTGCCGATGAAATGGCCGATGTGATGTTTGTTTTAATCTGTTTAGCCAATCAGACCGGTATAAACCTAACCGATGCTTTAGAAAAGAACCTTGAGAAAAAAAGCATCCGCGATGCGGACAGGCATAAGAATAATGAGAAGCTAAACCCCTAA
- a CDS encoding glycosyltransferase family 39 protein, with product MNDKNLNRLTEYGYLVFFLILKVVLSFVLVNSVYELHRDEFLHLDQANHLAAGFTSVPPLTSLFSWLIKAFGNGIFMVKLVPALIGALTILYCWKIVGFLKGNLLAKCLVAVACICSSLLRLNILYQPNSFDVLAWTAIFYYLLKYFDENEAKYLYAFAIFVAFGFLNKYNILFLILGLLPAIIITPNRKIFADKHLYLAILLVIVIISPNIVWQINHHFPVLTHMKTLQATQLVHVNRIDFFIGQFLFFISSIFVLLAGIGSLIFYKDFRKYSWIIITYFITLIIFSYFKAKDYYALGLYPIVLAFGAVYLSRILAKKYVLTGLLFAFNIGSFIYLLPLLMPVYSPDEIIAHHKRFERVGALRWEDGKNHQLPQDYADMRGWKELAAIVDFAYRKVKDKSTLLVRADNYGQAGAINYYSKYKNINAVSYNADYLYWFKMDKPIKSLIIITGWRDEDPQRKREQPYFGKITKIGEIKTPYVREEGAGVFLLEDAKPEVSSIIKSEIEEEKNDH from the coding sequence ATGAATGATAAAAATCTGAACAGGTTAACTGAATATGGTTATCTGGTATTTTTTCTGATCTTAAAAGTAGTTTTATCTTTTGTATTGGTAAATTCGGTTTATGAATTACACCGCGACGAATTTCTGCATTTAGATCAGGCTAATCACCTGGCTGCGGGCTTTACCTCTGTTCCACCTTTAACCTCTCTATTTTCATGGCTGATTAAGGCTTTCGGTAACGGTATTTTTATGGTAAAACTTGTTCCTGCATTAATAGGGGCACTTACGATATTGTATTGTTGGAAAATTGTCGGTTTTTTAAAAGGGAATCTACTGGCCAAATGCCTGGTTGCCGTGGCTTGTATTTGTTCTTCTTTGCTTAGGTTAAACATACTTTACCAGCCCAATTCTTTTGATGTTTTAGCCTGGACAGCCATTTTTTATTATCTGTTAAAATATTTCGATGAAAACGAAGCCAAATACCTTTATGCTTTTGCCATTTTTGTGGCTTTTGGCTTTTTAAATAAGTATAATATCCTTTTTTTGATTCTCGGCCTGTTACCCGCCATAATTATTACGCCAAACCGGAAAATATTTGCTGACAAACATCTTTATCTGGCTATTTTGTTGGTAATTGTAATTATTTCGCCCAATATAGTCTGGCAGATTAACCATCACTTTCCGGTACTTACCCATATGAAAACCTTGCAGGCTACCCAATTGGTACATGTAAACCGGATCGATTTTTTTATCGGACAGTTTCTCTTTTTTATCAGTTCTATATTTGTTCTCCTGGCTGGGATCGGTAGTTTGATTTTTTATAAAGATTTCAGGAAATACAGCTGGATTATTATTACTTACTTCATTACCCTAATTATATTTAGCTATTTTAAAGCAAAAGATTATTATGCCCTGGGTTTATATCCCATAGTACTGGCTTTCGGGGCTGTTTATTTAAGCCGGATTTTAGCAAAGAAATATGTATTAACAGGATTGCTGTTTGCCTTTAATATTGGTTCATTTATTTATCTGTTGCCACTTTTGATGCCGGTTTATAGTCCTGATGAAATTATTGCCCACCATAAAAGGTTTGAGCGGGTGGGGGCATTGCGCTGGGAAGATGGTAAGAATCACCAGTTGCCACAGGATTATGCCGATATGCGGGGCTGGAAAGAGTTGGCTGCAATTGTTGATTTTGCTTACCGAAAGGTTAAGGATAAATCTACCCTGTTGGTACGTGCCGATAATTATGGACAGGCTGGCGCAATCAACTATTATTCGAAATATAAAAATATAAACGCTGTATCGTATAATGCTGATTATTTGTATTGGTTTAAAATGGATAAACCGATCAAAAGTTTAATTATAATTACCGGATGGAGGGATGAAGATCCGCAAAGAAAGAGAGAGCAACCATATTTTGGCAAGATTACTAAAATTGGGGAAATAAAAACGCCTTATGTACGGGAAGAAGGAGCAGGTGTGTTTTTGCTCGAAGATGCCAAGCCAGAAGTGAGTAGCATTATAAAATCAGAAATAGAGGAAGAAAAAAATGACCATTAA
- the dtd gene encoding D-aminoacyl-tRNA deacylase, translating into MRAVLQRVTQASCTVDGEVTGAIDTGFLVLLGIEEADALEDLDWLAQKIIGMRVFGDENGMMNKALADVGGDILLISQFTLFASTKKGNRPGFTRAARPEVAIPLYEKMIEKLSALLGKKVKTGIFGADMKIALLNDGPVTILIDTKDKE; encoded by the coding sequence ATGCGAGCAGTTTTACAAAGAGTTACACAGGCAAGTTGCACGGTTGACGGCGAGGTAACGGGAGCGATTGATACCGGATTTCTAGTATTGTTAGGCATAGAGGAGGCCGATGCTTTAGAGGATTTGGATTGGCTGGCACAGAAAATTATCGGTATGCGTGTTTTTGGTGATGAAAACGGGATGATGAATAAAGCGCTTGCCGATGTTGGTGGCGATATCTTACTGATTAGCCAGTTTACCTTATTTGCATCTACAAAAAAGGGAAACCGCCCGGGTTTTACGAGGGCCGCACGACCAGAGGTGGCCATTCCGCTTTACGAAAAAATGATCGAAAAGCTATCAGCTTTATTGGGTAAAAAAGTAAAAACCGGAATTTTTGGAGCTGATATGAAAATTGCGCTACTAAATGATGGGCCAGTTACGATATTGATCGACACAAAAGATAAGGAATAG
- a CDS encoding 3-oxoacyl-ACP synthase III family protein has protein sequence MHQSKIAGIGYYVPKNIYTNDDLSRFMDTNDAWIQERTGIKERRFADRNEETTTTMGIEAAKIAIERAGITAKDVDFIVFATLSPDYYFPGCGVLLQREMGMGEIGALDIRNQCSGFVYALSVADQFVKTGMYKNVLVVGSEKHSFAMDFETRSRNVSVIFGDGAGAVVLQPTDEPGKGILSTHLHSDGADAEILAMYYPGSHANKWLKDKPAYPEQELGGLFMTPEILESGAALPYMDGPAVFKKAVVKFPEVIKEALAANNLTEKDIDMLVPHQANLRISQYVQQLLGLNDDQVFNNIQKYGNTTAASVPIALCEAWEAGKIKDGDLVCLAAFGSGFTWASALIRW, from the coding sequence ATGCACCAGTCTAAAATAGCCGGAATAGGTTACTACGTTCCGAAAAATATATATACCAATGATGATTTAAGCCGTTTTATGGATACCAACGATGCATGGATTCAGGAGCGCACTGGTATTAAGGAACGCCGTTTTGCCGACCGGAACGAAGAAACTACCACTACAATGGGTATCGAGGCCGCTAAAATTGCGATAGAGAGGGCAGGGATTACCGCTAAGGATGTCGATTTTATTGTTTTTGCCACGCTCAGCCCTGATTATTATTTCCCTGGATGTGGTGTATTGCTACAGCGAGAAATGGGCATGGGTGAAATTGGTGCTTTAGATATTCGCAACCAATGTTCTGGTTTTGTATACGCACTTTCTGTGGCCGATCAGTTTGTAAAAACAGGCATGTATAAAAATGTACTGGTAGTGGGGAGCGAGAAACATTCTTTCGCGATGGATTTTGAAACCCGCAGCCGTAATGTATCGGTCATTTTTGGCGATGGCGCCGGTGCTGTTGTATTGCAGCCTACGGATGAACCCGGGAAAGGGATTTTAAGTACACATTTACATAGCGATGGCGCCGATGCCGAAATTCTGGCCATGTACTATCCGGGTTCTCATGCCAATAAGTGGTTGAAAGATAAACCAGCCTATCCTGAGCAGGAATTGGGTGGCTTGTTTATGACACCCGAAATTTTAGAAAGTGGCGCAGCTTTGCCATATATGGATGGACCCGCAGTTTTTAAAAAGGCAGTTGTAAAATTTCCTGAAGTAATTAAAGAAGCTTTAGCTGCAAATAATTTAACCGAGAAAGATATTGATATGCTGGTGCCACATCAGGCCAATTTGCGTATCAGCCAGTATGTGCAACAATTGTTGGGACTAAATGATGACCAGGTTTTTAATAATATCCAAAAATATGGCAATACTACGGCCGCTTCTGTTCCTATTGCTTTATGTGAAGCTTGGGAGGCGGGCAAAATTAAAGACGGCGATCTGGTTTGCCTCGCCGCATTCGGATCTGGCTTTACCTGGGCCAGTGCGCTGATTAGGTGGTAG
- a CDS encoding ATP-dependent Clp protease adaptor ClpS has translation MSTETKEETFTLEEILTSLKTVHRLILWNDDINTFDHVIYCMMKYLDYNESQAEKIAWKVHNDGKCPVLEGSFTEMEVYRKILQQEGLTVSVD, from the coding sequence ATGTCTACAGAAACCAAAGAAGAGACCTTTACGCTCGAAGAAATTTTAACTTCCTTAAAAACCGTACATCGCCTTATTTTGTGGAATGATGATATCAATACTTTCGATCATGTAATATACTGCATGATGAAATATCTGGATTATAACGAATCGCAGGCTGAAAAAATTGCCTGGAAAGTACATAATGATGGAAAATGCCCTGTTTTAGAAGGATCATTTACCGAGATGGAAGTTTACCGCAAAATTTTACAGCAGGAAGGATTAACTGTTTCTGTTGATTAA
- a CDS encoding thioredoxin family protein codes for MVNYSEIFSEQGMDYQTYRALIDQLLLEGKATGDVTYDLHYTKMNVQRMNRVDKTISLNDELTSTIGHLKENYKFLVITEGWCGDAAQIVPIFNKIATASLGKIDLKFVLRDKNLPLIDAHLTNGGRAIPVLIVLNESADQVLGTWGPRPQILQELLKEWRKEITDMPILAEKLHGWYAKDKTQTTQAGLNELLKGLEL; via the coding sequence ATGGTTAATTACAGCGAAATTTTCAGCGAACAAGGAATGGATTATCAAACCTATCGTGCATTGATTGATCAACTTCTGTTAGAGGGAAAGGCTACTGGTGACGTAACTTACGATTTGCACTATACTAAAATGAATGTGCAAAGGATGAATCGCGTGGATAAGACGATCAGCTTAAATGATGAGTTGACTTCAACCATTGGTCATCTTAAGGAAAATTATAAGTTTTTAGTGATTACCGAAGGCTGGTGTGGCGATGCTGCACAGATTGTTCCAATATTCAATAAAATCGCAACGGCTTCACTAGGTAAAATTGATCTGAAATTTGTACTTAGAGATAAAAATCTACCATTAATTGATGCGCATTTAACCAATGGCGGAAGGGCTATTCCGGTTTTAATTGTGTTAAATGAATCAGCAGACCAAGTTTTAGGAACCTGGGGGCCAAGACCACAAATTTTGCAGGAGCTTTTAAAAGAGTGGAGAAAAGAAATTACTGATATGCCAATTTTGGCAGAAAAACTTCATGGCTGGTACGCTAAAGATAAAACGCAGACCACGCAAGCCGGGTTAAATGAACTTTTAAAAGGCTTGGAGTTATAA